Proteins from a genomic interval of Drosophila melanogaster chromosome 2R:
- the esn gene encoding espinas, isoform B, translated as MQQAPQQQQHPHPPSSSYYTQTESELLQIEAGGTGLTFASHSQRPESAISQVASTAHLDVPSAASSGSGGSAVSGGSGGAPESAGRFVSPLQRRHCQPPSHLPLNSVASPLRTASYKSAAAVAGHGFHHSHHQQLDFQRNSQSDDDSGCALEEYTWVPPGLRPDQVRLYFSQLPDDKVPYVNSPGEKYRVKQLLHQLPPQDNEVRYCHSLSDEERKELRIFSAQRKREALGRGAVRLLSDERPCKGCEEPLSGGDIVVFAQRLGAQLCWHPGCFVCSVCKELLVDLIYFQRDGNLYCGRHHAETQKPRCSACDEIIFSDECTEAEGRTWHMKHFACQECEHQLGGQRYIMREGKPYCLACFDTMFAEYCDYCGEVIGVDQGQMSHDGQHWHATDQCFSCCTCRCSLLGRPFLPRRGTIYCSIACSKGEPPTPSDTSSGPQLRPTHRASTSSQIAKSPRRGGERERDPGRKAHHGHPKATGSAGDLLERQERQRMEAAGVADLLLGGGVPGMPRPAHPPPIDLTELGISLDNICAGDKSIFGDTQTLTNSMPDMLLSKADDSHSYQSIDKINLNSPSNSDLTQSTQELANELELDNEPVRELPHDGYEQLFANNRNQEHPAEQYDDEQLDNRPMKEVRFHSVQDTMSRSKSYTDNSNARRRRRRRNQSRSSSEMQINQTNLRLHNAQTQVGTTPLNLLNNLDNCDVASICSTCSSSSSSDMDDYVYRLPARKHYGGVRVAYVPNDALAYERKKKMAQDSSLAPGAGNASVGGAPAIMHESKNCTIS; from the exons ATGCAGCAGGccccgcagcagcagcagcatccccatccgcccagcagcagctacTACACGCAAACCGAAAGCGAGCTGCTGCAGATTGAGGCGGGCGGCACGGGCCTGACCTTCGCCTCCCACTCGCAACGTCCCGAATCGGCGATCAGTCAGGTGGCATCCACCGCCCACCTGGACGTGCCCTCGGCCGCCTCCAGCGGCAGCGGGGGCAGTGCAGTCAGTGGGGGAAGCGGCGGAGCTCCGGAATCCGCGGGTCGATTTGTGTCCCCGCTGCAGCGCCGCCACTGCCAGCCGCCCAGCCACCTGCCGCTGAACTCGGTGGCCTCCCCGCTCCGCACCGCCAGCTACAAGTCGGCGGCGGCGGTCGCTGGTCATGGCTTCCACCACAGCCATCACCAGCAGCTGGACTTCCAGCGGAACTCGCAGTCGGACGACGACAGCGGCTGTGCCCTCGAGGAGTACACTTGGGTGCCGCCGGGTCTGCGGCCCGATCAG GTCCGTTTGTACTTCAGTCAACTGCCAGACGACAAAGTGCCCTACGTCAACAGTCCCGGCGAAAAGTATCGTGTCAAGCAGTTGCTGCACCAGCTGCCGCCGCAAGATAACGAA GTGCGCTACTGCCACTCGCTGAGCGACGAGGAGCGCAAGGAGCTGCGCATCTTCTCGGCCCAAAGGAAGCGGGAGGCCCTCGGACGAGGGGCGGTCCGTCTGCTGTCCGACGAGCGGCCCTGCAAGGGG TGCGAGGAGCCTTTGTCCGGCGGTGACATCGTGGTTTTCGCCCAGCGCCTGGGCGCCCAGTTGTGTTGGCATCCGGGCTGCTTTGTGTGCAGCGTCTGCAAGGAGCTCCTGGTGGACCTCATCTACTTCCAGCGGGACGGGAACCTCTACTGCGGTCGGCACCATGCCGAAACCCAGAAGCCACGCTGCTCCGCCTGCGATGAG ATCATCTTCTCGGACGAGTGCACGGAGGCGGAGGGCAGAACGTGGCACATGAAGCACTTCGCCTGCCAGGAGTGCGAGCACCAGCTGGGCGGGCAGCGGTACATCATGCGGGAGGGCAAACCGTACTGTCTGGCCTGCTTCGACACAATGTTCGCCGAGTACTGCGACTACTGCGGGGAGGTAATCGGCGTGGACCAGGGCCAGATGAGCCACGACGGGCAGCACTGGCATGCGACGGACCAGTGCTTCAGCTGCTGCACCTGCCGCTGTTCGCTGCTGGGAAGGCCCTTCCTGCCCAGAAGGGGCACCATCTACTGCTCGATCGCCTGTAGCAAAGGTGAGCCGCCCACGCCGTCAGACACGAGTTCGGGTCCCCAGCTAAGGCCGACTCACCGAGCTTCCACCTCCAGCCAAATAGCTAAATCGCCGCGTAGAGGTGGAGAGCGGGAGCGGGATCCGGGACGGAAGGCCCACCACGGTCACCCGAAGGCTACGGGCAGTGCAGGCGATCTGCTTGAGCGGCAGGAAAGGCAGCGCATGGAGGCCGCGGGAGTGGCGGACCTACTGCTCGGAGGAGGAGTACCGGGCATGCCTCGCCCAGCCCATCCACCGCCCATCGACCTAACCGAGTTGGGGATCAGCCTGGACAACATTTGTGCCGGCGACAAGTCCATCTTCGGGGACACCCAGACCCTGACCAACTCCATGCCGGACATGCTGCTCTCCAAGGCTGACGACTCGCACAGTTACCAGAGCATCGACAAAATCAACCTGAACTCGCCCAGCAACTCTGATCTGACGCAGAGCACCCAGGAACTGGCCAACGAGCTGGAGCTGGACAACGAGCCGGTGCGGGAGCTGCCCCACGATGGCTACGAACAGCTCTTCGCTAACAATCGCAACCAGGAGCACCCGGCCGAACAATATGACGACGAGCAGCTGGACAACCGACCGATGAAGGAGGTGCGCTTTCACAGCGTCCAGGACACTATGTCGCGCTCAAAGAGCTACACGGATAACTCCAATGcccggcggcggaggaggcgtCGCAACCAGTCGCGCAGCTCCTCGGAGATGCAGATCAACCAAACGAACCTCCGCCTGCACAACGCACAAACGCAGGTGGGAACGACTCCCCTCAATCTGCTAAACAATCTGGACAACTGCGACGTGGCCAGCATCTGCTCCACCTGCTCATCCAGCTCCTCGAGCGACATGGACGACTACGTATACCGCCTGCCTGCGCGGAAACACTACGGCGGAGTGAGAGTGGCCTATGTGCCCAACGATGCGTTGGCCTATGAGCGCAAGAAGAAGATGGCCCAGGACTCGTCCCTGGCCCCCGGGGCAGGCAATGCATCCGTGGGCGGGGCACCGGCGATCATGCACGAGAGCAAGAACTGCACGATTTCCTGA
- the esn gene encoding espinas, isoform D, producing the protein MQQAPQQQQHPHPPSSSYYTQTESELLQIEAGGTGLTFASHSQRPESAISQVASTAHLDVPSAASSGSGGSAVSGGSGGAPESAGRFVSPLQRRHCQPPSHLPLNSVASPLRTASYKSAAAVAGHGFHHSHHQQLDFQRNSQSDDDSGCALEEYTWVPPGLRPDQVRLYFSQLPDDKVPYVNSPGEKYRVKQLLHQLPPQDNEVRYCHSLSDEERKELRIFSAQRKREALGRGAVRLLSDERPCKGCEEPLSGGDIVVFAQRLGAQLCWHPGCFVCSVCKELLVDLIYFQRDGNLYCGRHHAETQKPRCSACDEIIFSDECTEAEGRTWHMKHFACQECEHQLGGQRYIMREGKPYCLACFDTMFAEYCDYCGEVIGVDQGQMSHDGQHWHATDQCFSCCTCRCSLLGRPFLPRRGTIYCSIACSKGEPPTPSDTSSGPQLRPTHRASTSSQIAKSPRRGGERERDPGRKAHHGHPKATGSAGDLLERQERQRMEAAGVADLLLGGGVPGMPRPAHPPPIDLTELGISLDNICAGDKSIFGDTQTLTNSMPDMLLSKADDSHSYQSIDKINLNSPSNSDLTQSTQELANELELDNEPVRELPHDGYEQLFANNRNQEHPAEQYDDEQLDNRPMKEVRFHSVQDTMSRSKSYTDNSNARRRRRRRNQSRSSSEMQINQTNLRLHNAQTQVGTTPLNLLNNLDNCDVASICSTCSSSSSSDMDDYVYRLPARKHYGGVRVAYVPNDALAYERKKKMAQDSSLAPGAGNASVGGAPAIMHESKNCTISXPPPVLPPPPFNLSSYYILDTILEEQSLMLPEKKPGCLRRVWNFFGLGKPRHSNSQHSSNGRLYSV; encoded by the exons ATGCAGCAGGccccgcagcagcagcagcatccccatccgcccagcagcagctacTACACGCAAACCGAAAGCGAGCTGCTGCAGATTGAGGCGGGCGGCACGGGCCTGACCTTCGCCTCCCACTCGCAACGTCCCGAATCGGCGATCAGTCAGGTGGCATCCACCGCCCACCTGGACGTGCCCTCGGCCGCCTCCAGCGGCAGCGGGGGCAGTGCAGTCAGTGGGGGAAGCGGCGGAGCTCCGGAATCCGCGGGTCGATTTGTGTCCCCGCTGCAGCGCCGCCACTGCCAGCCGCCCAGCCACCTGCCGCTGAACTCGGTGGCCTCCCCGCTCCGCACCGCCAGCTACAAGTCGGCGGCGGCGGTCGCTGGTCATGGCTTCCACCACAGCCATCACCAGCAGCTGGACTTCCAGCGGAACTCGCAGTCGGACGACGACAGCGGCTGTGCCCTCGAGGAGTACACTTGGGTGCCGCCGGGTCTGCGGCCCGATCAG GTCCGTTTGTACTTCAGTCAACTGCCAGACGACAAAGTGCCCTACGTCAACAGTCCCGGCGAAAAGTATCGTGTCAAGCAGTTGCTGCACCAGCTGCCGCCGCAAGATAACGAA GTGCGCTACTGCCACTCGCTGAGCGACGAGGAGCGCAAGGAGCTGCGCATCTTCTCGGCCCAAAGGAAGCGGGAGGCCCTCGGACGAGGGGCGGTCCGTCTGCTGTCCGACGAGCGGCCCTGCAAGGGG TGCGAGGAGCCTTTGTCCGGCGGTGACATCGTGGTTTTCGCCCAGCGCCTGGGCGCCCAGTTGTGTTGGCATCCGGGCTGCTTTGTGTGCAGCGTCTGCAAGGAGCTCCTGGTGGACCTCATCTACTTCCAGCGGGACGGGAACCTCTACTGCGGTCGGCACCATGCCGAAACCCAGAAGCCACGCTGCTCCGCCTGCGATGAG ATCATCTTCTCGGACGAGTGCACGGAGGCGGAGGGCAGAACGTGGCACATGAAGCACTTCGCCTGCCAGGAGTGCGAGCACCAGCTGGGCGGGCAGCGGTACATCATGCGGGAGGGCAAACCGTACTGTCTGGCCTGCTTCGACACAATGTTCGCCGAGTACTGCGACTACTGCGGGGAGGTAATCGGCGTGGACCAGGGCCAGATGAGCCACGACGGGCAGCACTGGCATGCGACGGACCAGTGCTTCAGCTGCTGCACCTGCCGCTGTTCGCTGCTGGGAAGGCCCTTCCTGCCCAGAAGGGGCACCATCTACTGCTCGATCGCCTGTAGCAAAGGTGAGCCGCCCACGCCGTCAGACACGAGTTCGGGTCCCCAGCTAAGGCCGACTCACCGAGCTTCCACCTCCAGCCAAATAGCTAAATCGCCGCGTAGAGGTGGAGAGCGGGAGCGGGATCCGGGACGGAAGGCCCACCACGGTCACCCGAAGGCTACGGGCAGTGCAGGCGATCTGCTTGAGCGGCAGGAAAGGCAGCGCATGGAGGCCGCGGGAGTGGCGGACCTACTGCTCGGAGGAGGAGTACCGGGCATGCCTCGCCCAGCCCATCCACCGCCCATCGACCTAACCGAGTTGGGGATCAGCCTGGACAACATTTGTGCCGGCGACAAGTCCATCTTCGGGGACACCCAGACCCTGACCAACTCCATGCCGGACATGCTGCTCTCCAAGGCTGACGACTCGCACAGTTACCAGAGCATCGACAAAATCAACCTGAACTCGCCCAGCAACTCTGATCTGACGCAGAGCACCCAGGAACTGGCCAACGAGCTGGAGCTGGACAACGAGCCGGTGCGGGAGCTGCCCCACGATGGCTACGAACAGCTCTTCGCTAACAATCGCAACCAGGAGCACCCGGCCGAACAATATGACGACGAGCAGCTGGACAACCGACCGATGAAGGAGGTGCGCTTTCACAGCGTCCAGGACACTATGTCGCGCTCAAAGAGCTACACGGATAACTCCAATGcccggcggcggaggaggcgtCGCAACCAGTCGCGCAGCTCCTCGGAGATGCAGATCAACCAAACGAACCTCCGCCTGCACAACGCACAAACGCAGGTGGGAACGACTCCCCTCAATCTGCTAAACAATCTGGACAACTGCGACGTGGCCAGCATCTGCTCCACCTGCTCATCCAGCTCCTCGAGCGACATGGACGACTACGTATACCGCCTGCCTGCGCGGAAACACTACGGCGGAGTGAGAGTGGCCTATGTGCCCAACGATGCGTTGGCCTATGAGCGCAAGAAGAAGATGGCCCAGGACTCGTCCCTGGCCCCCGGGGCAGGCAATGCATCCGTGGGCGGGGCACCGGCGATCATGCACGAGAGCAAGAACTGCACGATTTCCTGACCACCCCCCGTGCTGCCACCCCCGCCCTTCAACCTGAGCAGCTACTACATCCTGGACACGATCCTGGAGGAGCAGAGTCTGATGCTGCCGGAGAAGAAGCCTGGCTGCCTGAGGAGGGTGTGGAACTTCTTTGGGCTCGGCAAGCCCCGCCACTCCAACTCCCAGCACAGCAGCAACGGAAGGCTATACAGCGTGTAG